A genomic stretch from Pristiophorus japonicus isolate sPriJap1 chromosome 6, sPriJap1.hap1, whole genome shotgun sequence includes:
- the LOC139265856 gene encoding E3 ubiquitin-protein ligase MSL2-like, whose protein sequence is MDVGNAAATGRRRKRNRKSSRRRQQQHRQNGLARAAAAMNPVNATSLYVSTCRYIMQCEPQEPGSFSELYKLLPYLRQSLSCCVCGNLLKDPIAPTNSTCQHYVCKMCKGKKMMMKPSCSWCKDYEQFEENKQLSILVCCYKKLCEYVAESPISQHLATVMDGAPDILSLLQEGLSLDEERQGTSAMASALNMSSSPTPSTSECASDLEMAATPRIIENIQDSERVSSNTELTCSSFNGLPGCNGLPTGEFTVNIISSENSERLNASCTGEDFKNRDFSDSLQTVNEVVSCGNVDVVGVDICGYGEDIKPIGSLLFTDGHVFQDLETVANNLEACSNYSQPVSEESAPNGPLIDAKPISLPPKSSIFVSSNVPPHGIPCVAATPKIVRGNRKRSRSESDSEKIQPLPISSIIHGPPLGAAAPVPAKRETKLSAETVATVPNGGTLKVGKSLLAASKSVKKHGEHGAKKSHSKVKQGTTKSKNKEKVHSSTVMPGSPSKIAYKKPQEKKGCKCGRATQNPSVLTCRGQRCPCYSNRKACLDCICRGCQNSYMANGEKKLEAFAVPEKALEQTRLTVGISLTSISNAVRNASTSASVINVTTGSPIPTFLAASPHDDKSLDETIDYRYDC, encoded by the exons ATGGACGTTGGAAACGCCGCCGCAACTGGGCGTCGGAGAAAGAGGAATCGGAAATCTTCTCGCCGGCGGCAGCAGCAGCATCGACAGAACGGCCTGGCCCGCGCCGCCGCCGCCATGAATCCGGTCAACGCCACCAGCCTGTACGTGTCGACCTGCCGCTACATCATGCAGTGCGAGCCGCAGGAGCCCGGCTCCTTCTCCGAGCTCTACAAACTGCTGCCCTACCTGCGCCAGTCCCTCTCCTGCTGCGTCTGCG GAAACCTACTGAAGGATCCAATTGCTCCGACAAACTCCACTTGCCAGCACTATGTCTGCAAAATGTGTAAAGGTAAAAAGATGATGATGAAGCCCTCCTGTAGTTGGTGCAAAGATTACGAACAGTTTGAGGAAAATAAACAGCTGAGCATCCTGGTGTGCTGCTACAAGAAACTATGTGAATATGTAGCTGAGTCCCCAATTTCACAGCATCTAGCTACGGTAATGGATGGTGCCCCTGACATCTTATCCCTGCTGCAAGAGGGGCTATCGTTGGATGAAGAGAGGCAAGGGACTTCCGCTATGGCCAGTGCTTTAAATATGTCAAGTTCGCCAACCCCGTCAACCTCAGAATGCGCCAGTGACTTGGAAATGGCAGCAACACCACGAATCATTGAAAATATTCAAGACAGTGAGCGAGTTTCAAGTAATACTGAACTGACCTGCTCTAGTTTCAATGGGTTGCCTGGTTGCAATGGACTTCCAACTGGTGAATTTACTGTAAATATTATTTCTTCGGAAAATTCAGAGAGGCTCAATGCATCCTGCACTGGGGAGGACTTTAAAAATAGGGATTTTTCTGACAGTTTGCAGACAGTCAACGAAGTAGTTTCTTGTGGTAATGTCGATGTAGTGGGAGTTGACATTTGTGGCTATGGTGAAGACATAAAGCCTATTGGTTCTTTGTTATTTACTGATGGACATGTATTTCAAGACTTGGAAACTGTTGCAAATAATCTTGAGGCCTGCAGCAATTATTCACAACCTGTTTCTGAGGAAAGTGCACCCAATGGACCTCTTATAGATGCCAAACCCATCTCCTTGCCTCCTAAAAGCAGTATTTTTGTTTCTAGCAATGTACCCCCTCACGGTATTCCCTGTGTAGCAGCAACACCTAAAATTGTACGGGGCAATCGCAAGCGATCTCGATCAGAGAGCGACAGTGAAAAAATTCAGCCCCTACCTATTTCCAGCATTATACATGGCCCACCATTAGGGgctgctgctcctgttcctgccAAACGAGAGACCAAGTTGTCCGCAGAAACTGTAGCCACAGTGCCAAATGGTGGCACACTAAAAGTGGGCAAATCCTTGCTTGCGGCCAGTAAAAGTGTTAAAAAGCACGGAGAACATGGAGCAAAGAAATCGCACTCAAAAGTAAAGCAGGGAACAACCAAATCTAAAAATAAAGAGAAAGTTCATAGCAGTACTGTAATGCCTGGTAGCCCATCAAAAATAGCATACAAAAAGCCCCAAGAGAAGAAGGGGTGCAAGTGTGGACGTGCTACACAAAACCCAAGTGTTCTTACATGTCGTGGGCAACGTTGCCCTTGTTACTCAAATCGCAAGGCCTGTTTGGACTGCATTTGCCGTGGTTGCCAGAACTCATACATGGCCAACGGCGAGAAAAAGTTGGAGGCTTTTGCTGTGCCAGAAAAGGCCTTGGAGCAGACTAGGCTTACTGTGGGCATCAGCCTAACCAGCATCAGCAACGCGGTGCGGAATGCAAGCACGAGTGCAAGTGTCATCAATGTGACAACGGGGTCACCCATACCAACTTTCCTAGCTGCCAGTCCACACGACGACAAAAGCTTGGATGAAACTATTGACTATAGATATGACTGTTAG